A genome region from Calliopsis andreniformis isolate RMS-2024a chromosome 2, iyCalAndr_principal, whole genome shotgun sequence includes the following:
- the Eps-15 gene encoding epidermal growth factor receptor pathway substrate 15 isoform X1, producing the protein MAALPSPTQVAGSHTAIYEAYYNQVDPNGYGRIGAMEAARFLKKSQLSDVVLSRIWDMADPQSRGSLDKSGLFVALKLCALAQSGRDLSMSNLNLELPPPKMGDIPVIPQKNVVNTMPVITSVNNGDWSIKPTERAKYDQLFDNLQPSNGYIPGNKVKGVLMDSKLPVETLGKIWDLADMDKDGMLDRHEFVVAMHLVYKALEKYAIPSVLPPELMPPGKRKDVTIPVSKPPAPMAMTTAPPIPPLPNVSAVKSMSGLETAKPNVQWVVSGEDQIAADKLFLQADMDMDGYVSGLEIKDVFLQSGLPQAVLAHIWGLCDTCQSGKLNKEQFALAMWLIKQKLRGIEPPATLSSDMIPPSMRKPSDTVVENNNISGYSNPELDMISKDIAELVRERQSMEQDIAQKEADIKIKTGEIKSLQSELDTLAATLKQLENQKGEAQKRLNDLKAQKTVIDKDLSEVELKIREEQKKVDKLRQQAEEQESVLRAQEDELNSKRQELEGLRQEEQQLEQQQNKSRDQLNELTKNLQDTQLQICQAKAKITHLQEQQRQMSDAIALYDSALAAGDATLVPDTSLQFNPEIEDVDYEANNDETKQKEADALPNANGTAKSDGFEQDPFASSKAQEAFSSTPDPFGAAFPSQTNTGGFTNDPFSAFDNSNVIKQDPFDPFGDGKRTDIKAGTGTIATKDPFGDDPFANLHAPPRPESPSPALPPKKAKQPPPRPAPPRPSQGPTGPLRAAPVPPTPSPTPDPFSNANSDPFSAQQGVIDNNNSSSFTSTGFADFANFDSKPEPTLNRTAPPRPTSRAHTTVTPKLPDFTEDPFRDYRYEDPFNIADPFADDAEDFNANKSNDQGKIDPFDYGTTSVLPRKNSIAKDFDADFSNTFPLSKNKLEKDNTKFDTDFVKAFSDDNRNIKSIESDAFSNIKTKTVDIDEAFSAKKAIDIDDAFLSKKSVDIDEAFAIKSEKFTRRQGHDSILNRSKVTFNDKKLKSDIKIWNGSAPLALTEEEQLAIASKQSLKSEEERRKRIQKEEADIALALELSKHEKSGKL; encoded by the exons ATGGCCGCCCTGCCATCACCCACGCAG GTGGCTGGAAGCCATACTGCTATATATGAAGCCTACTATAATCAG GTTGATCCAAATGGATACGGAAGAATTGGCGCAATGGAAGCTGCAAGATTTCTTAAGAAATCCCAGCTGAGCGATGTTGTACTAAGTAGAATATGGGATATGGCAGATCCACAGTCACGTGGTTCATTAGACAAATCTGGTCTCTTTGTTGCACTGAAACTTTGTGCATTAGCACAATCAGGGAGAGACCTTAGTATGtcaaatttaaatttagaaTTACCTCCTCCAAAGATG GGtgatattcctgtaatacccCAGAAAAATGTAGTCAATACTATGCCAGTAATCACATCTGTTAATAATGGAGATTGGTCCATCAAACCTACAGAGAGAGCAAAATACGATCAGCTCTTTGATAACTTGCAACCCTCGAATGGATACATACCTGGAAATAAAGTTAAGGGCGTCCTTATGGACAGTAAACTTCCAGTAGAAACTCTTGGAAAGATTTGGGACCTTGCAGATATGGATAAGGATGGAATGCTAGATAGACACGAATTTGTTGTT GCTATGCACTTAGTGTATAAAGCATTAGAAAAATATGCTATTCCAAGTGTACTTCCACCAGAATTAATGCCACCTGGTAAAAGAAAAGATGTTACAATACCAGTATCAAAGCCTCCTGCACCAATGGCAATGACAACAGCCCCACCAATTCCACCTTTACCTAATGTATCTGCTGTGAAGAGTATGAGTGGTTTAGAGACAGCAAAG CCAAACGTACAGTGGGTAGTCTCTGGAGAGGATCAAATAGCAGCAGATAAATTGTTTTTGCAAGCTGATATGGATATGGATGGATATGTCTCAGGGTTAGAAATTAAAGATGTCTTCCTTCAAAGTGGACTTCCACAAGCTGTACTAGCTCACATatg GGGTCTGTGTGACACGTGTCAAAGTGGAAAGTTGAATAAAGAACAGTTTGCTTTGGCTATGTGGCTGATTAAGCAAAAGCTTAGGGGTATTGAACCACCTGCAACTTTAAGTTCTGACATGATACCACCTTCTATGCGAAAACCATCTGACACTGTTGTG GAAAATAACAATATATCTGGCTATTCAAACCCAGAGTTGGACATGATAAGTAAAGACATAGCAGAACTCGTACGAGAAAGGCAAAGCATGGAACAAGACATAGCACAAAAAGAAGCTGATATCAAGATAAAAACAGGGGAGATTAAGAGTCTGCAAAGTGAATTAGATACGCTTGCTGCTACATTGAAACAATTGGAAAATCAGAAGGGTGAAGCACAAAAACGATTAAATGACTTAAAAGCTCAG AAGACAGTGATAGATAAAGATTTGAGTGAGGTCGAGCTGAAGATTCGTGAGGAACAAAAAAAG GTTGACAAACTACGCCAACAAGCAGAAGAGCAAGAGTCAGTGCTACGTGCACAGGAAGACGAGTTGAATAGCAAACGGCAAGAACTGGAAGGCTTGAGACAAGAGGAACAGCAATTGGAGCAACAACAAAACAAAAGCAGGGACCAATTAAATGAACTCACCAAAAATTTACAGGATACTCAATTACAAATCTGTCAAGCAAAAGCAAAAATTACTCATTTGCAAGAACAGCAACGTCAGATGAGCGATGCAATTGCACTTTATGATTCTGCGCTTGCGGCAGGAGATGCCACTCTTGTACCTGATACTAGTCTGCAATTTAATCCAGAAATTGAAGATGTAGA TTACGAAGCAAACAATGACGAAACTAAACAAAAGGAAGCGGATGCATTGCCCAACGCAAATGGAACAGCCAAATCGGATGGATTTGAACAAGATCCCTTCGCATCAAGCAAAGCTCAAGAAGCATTTAGCTCGACTCCAGATCCGTTTGGagctgcatttccatcgcaaaCTAACACT GGAGGATTTACCAATGATCCGTTTAGTGCATTTGATAACAGTAACGTTATAAAACAGGATCCTTTTGATCCGTTTGGGGATGGCAAGAGAACTGATATCAAAGCTGGAACTGGAACAATA GCAACAAAGGATCCCTTCGGAGATGATCCATTTGCGAATCTTCATGCTCCTCCTCGCCCGGAAAGTCCTAGTCCTGCTCTTCCACCTAAGAAAGCAAAGCAACCACCGCCACGACCAGCGCCTCCAAGACCTTCTCAAGGACCTACTGGTCCCTTGAGAGCAGCACCAGTGCCCCCCACTCCTTCTCCTACCCCAGATCCTTTCTCAAATGCTAATTCGGATCCCTTCTCTGCTCAACAAGGAGTTATTGATAACAACAATAGCAGTAGTTTCACATCTACTGGGTTCGCTGATTTCGCAAATTTTGATTCAAAG CCGGAACCAACACTGAATCGAACGGCTCCACCCAGGCCAACCAGCAGAGCACACACTACAGTAACCCCAAAGCTGCCGGACTTCACGGAAGATCCATTTAGGGATTACCGATACGAAGATCCCTTTAATATAGCTGATCCTTTCGCCGATGACGCAGAAGACTTTAACGCGAACAAGAGTAACGATCAAGGCAAGATAGATCCATTCGACTACGGAACAACTTCGGTGCTTCCTCGTAAAAATTCTATTGCAAAAGATTTCGACGCTGACTTTTCGAACACTTTTCCTCTCAGCAAGAACAAACTCGAAAAGGACAATACCAAATTTGACACTGACTTCGTGAAAGCATTCTCAGACGATAACAGAAACATCAAGTCTATCGAATCTGATGCTTTCTCTAATATCAAGACGAAGACGGTCGATATTGATGAAGCTTTTTCGGCTAAGAAAGCAATCGATATCGACGATGCTTTTTTGAGTAAGAAGTCTGTCGATATTGATGAAGCTTTCGCGATCAAGAGCGAGAAGTTTAccagaagacaggggcatgattCGATCC
- the Eps-15 gene encoding epidermal growth factor receptor pathway substrate 15 isoform X3, which yields MAALPSPTQVAGSHTAIYEAYYNQVDPNGYGRIGAMEAARFLKKSQLSDVVLSRIWDMADPQSRGSLDKSGLFVALKLCALAQSGRDLSMSNLNLELPPPKMGDIPVIPQKNVVNTMPVITSVNNGDWSIKPTERAKYDQLFDNLQPSNGYIPGNKVKGVLMDSKLPVETLGKIWDLADMDKDGMLDRHEFVVAMHLVYKALEKYAIPSVLPPELMPPGKRKDVTIPVSKPPAPMAMTTAPPIPPLPNVSAVKSMSGLETAKPNVQWVVSGEDQIAADKLFLQADMDMDGYVSGLEIKDVFLQSGLPQAVLAHIWGLCDTCQSGKLNKEQFALAMWLIKQKLRGIEPPATLSSDMIPPSMRKPSDTVVENNNISGYSNPELDMISKDIAELVRERQSMEQDIAQKEADIKIKTGEIKSLQSELDTLAATLKQLENQKGEAQKRLNDLKAQKTVIDKDLSEVELKIREEQKKVDKLRQQAEEQESVLRAQEDELNSKRQELEGLRQEEQQLEQQQNKSRDQLNELTKNLQDTQLQICQAKAKITHLQEQQRQMSDAIALYDSALAAGDATLVPDTSLQFNPEIEDVDYEANNDETKQKEADALPNANGTAKSDGFEQDPFASSKAQEAFSSTPDPFGAAFPSQTNTGGFTNDPFSAFDNSNVIKQDPFDPFGDGKRTDIKAGTGTIATKDPFGDDPFANLHAPPRPESPSPALPPKKAKQPPPRPAPPRPSQGPTGPLRAAPVPPTPSPTPDPFSNANSDPFSAQQGVIDNNNSSSFTSTGFADFANFDSK from the exons ATGGCCGCCCTGCCATCACCCACGCAG GTGGCTGGAAGCCATACTGCTATATATGAAGCCTACTATAATCAG GTTGATCCAAATGGATACGGAAGAATTGGCGCAATGGAAGCTGCAAGATTTCTTAAGAAATCCCAGCTGAGCGATGTTGTACTAAGTAGAATATGGGATATGGCAGATCCACAGTCACGTGGTTCATTAGACAAATCTGGTCTCTTTGTTGCACTGAAACTTTGTGCATTAGCACAATCAGGGAGAGACCTTAGTATGtcaaatttaaatttagaaTTACCTCCTCCAAAGATG GGtgatattcctgtaatacccCAGAAAAATGTAGTCAATACTATGCCAGTAATCACATCTGTTAATAATGGAGATTGGTCCATCAAACCTACAGAGAGAGCAAAATACGATCAGCTCTTTGATAACTTGCAACCCTCGAATGGATACATACCTGGAAATAAAGTTAAGGGCGTCCTTATGGACAGTAAACTTCCAGTAGAAACTCTTGGAAAGATTTGGGACCTTGCAGATATGGATAAGGATGGAATGCTAGATAGACACGAATTTGTTGTT GCTATGCACTTAGTGTATAAAGCATTAGAAAAATATGCTATTCCAAGTGTACTTCCACCAGAATTAATGCCACCTGGTAAAAGAAAAGATGTTACAATACCAGTATCAAAGCCTCCTGCACCAATGGCAATGACAACAGCCCCACCAATTCCACCTTTACCTAATGTATCTGCTGTGAAGAGTATGAGTGGTTTAGAGACAGCAAAG CCAAACGTACAGTGGGTAGTCTCTGGAGAGGATCAAATAGCAGCAGATAAATTGTTTTTGCAAGCTGATATGGATATGGATGGATATGTCTCAGGGTTAGAAATTAAAGATGTCTTCCTTCAAAGTGGACTTCCACAAGCTGTACTAGCTCACATatg GGGTCTGTGTGACACGTGTCAAAGTGGAAAGTTGAATAAAGAACAGTTTGCTTTGGCTATGTGGCTGATTAAGCAAAAGCTTAGGGGTATTGAACCACCTGCAACTTTAAGTTCTGACATGATACCACCTTCTATGCGAAAACCATCTGACACTGTTGTG GAAAATAACAATATATCTGGCTATTCAAACCCAGAGTTGGACATGATAAGTAAAGACATAGCAGAACTCGTACGAGAAAGGCAAAGCATGGAACAAGACATAGCACAAAAAGAAGCTGATATCAAGATAAAAACAGGGGAGATTAAGAGTCTGCAAAGTGAATTAGATACGCTTGCTGCTACATTGAAACAATTGGAAAATCAGAAGGGTGAAGCACAAAAACGATTAAATGACTTAAAAGCTCAG AAGACAGTGATAGATAAAGATTTGAGTGAGGTCGAGCTGAAGATTCGTGAGGAACAAAAAAAG GTTGACAAACTACGCCAACAAGCAGAAGAGCAAGAGTCAGTGCTACGTGCACAGGAAGACGAGTTGAATAGCAAACGGCAAGAACTGGAAGGCTTGAGACAAGAGGAACAGCAATTGGAGCAACAACAAAACAAAAGCAGGGACCAATTAAATGAACTCACCAAAAATTTACAGGATACTCAATTACAAATCTGTCAAGCAAAAGCAAAAATTACTCATTTGCAAGAACAGCAACGTCAGATGAGCGATGCAATTGCACTTTATGATTCTGCGCTTGCGGCAGGAGATGCCACTCTTGTACCTGATACTAGTCTGCAATTTAATCCAGAAATTGAAGATGTAGA TTACGAAGCAAACAATGACGAAACTAAACAAAAGGAAGCGGATGCATTGCCCAACGCAAATGGAACAGCCAAATCGGATGGATTTGAACAAGATCCCTTCGCATCAAGCAAAGCTCAAGAAGCATTTAGCTCGACTCCAGATCCGTTTGGagctgcatttccatcgcaaaCTAACACT GGAGGATTTACCAATGATCCGTTTAGTGCATTTGATAACAGTAACGTTATAAAACAGGATCCTTTTGATCCGTTTGGGGATGGCAAGAGAACTGATATCAAAGCTGGAACTGGAACAATA GCAACAAAGGATCCCTTCGGAGATGATCCATTTGCGAATCTTCATGCTCCTCCTCGCCCGGAAAGTCCTAGTCCTGCTCTTCCACCTAAGAAAGCAAAGCAACCACCGCCACGACCAGCGCCTCCAAGACCTTCTCAAGGACCTACTGGTCCCTTGAGAGCAGCACCAGTGCCCCCCACTCCTTCTCCTACCCCAGATCCTTTCTCAAATGCTAATTCGGATCCCTTCTCTGCTCAACAAGGAGTTATTGATAACAACAATAGCAGTAGTTTCACATCTACTGGGTTCGCTGATTTCGCAAATTTTGATTCAAAG TAA
- the Eps-15 gene encoding epidermal growth factor receptor pathway substrate 15 isoform X2, translating to MAALPSPTQVAGSHTAIYEAYYNQVDPNGYGRIGAMEAARFLKKSQLSDVVLSRIWDMADPQSRGSLDKSGLFVALKLCALAQSGRDLSMSNLNLELPPPKMGDIPVIPQKNVVNTMPVITSVNNGDWSIKPTERAKYDQLFDNLQPSNGYIPGNKVKGVLMDSKLPVETLGKIWDLADMDKDGMLDRHEFVVAMHLVYKALEKYAIPSVLPPELMPPGKRKDVTIPVSKPPAPMAMTTAPPIPPLPNVSAVKSMSGLETAKPNVQWVVSGEDQIAADKLFLQADMDMDGYVSGLEIKDVFLQSGLPQAVLAHIWGLCDTCQSGKLNKEQFALAMWLIKQKLRGIEPPATLSSDMIPPSMRKPSDTVVENNNISGYSNPELDMISKDIAELVRERQSMEQDIAQKEADIKIKTGEIKSLQSELDTLAATLKQLENQKGEAQKRLNDLKAQVDKLRQQAEEQESVLRAQEDELNSKRQELEGLRQEEQQLEQQQNKSRDQLNELTKNLQDTQLQICQAKAKITHLQEQQRQMSDAIALYDSALAAGDATLVPDTSLQFNPEIEDVDYEANNDETKQKEADALPNANGTAKSDGFEQDPFASSKAQEAFSSTPDPFGAAFPSQTNTGGFTNDPFSAFDNSNVIKQDPFDPFGDGKRTDIKAGTGTIATKDPFGDDPFANLHAPPRPESPSPALPPKKAKQPPPRPAPPRPSQGPTGPLRAAPVPPTPSPTPDPFSNANSDPFSAQQGVIDNNNSSSFTSTGFADFANFDSKPEPTLNRTAPPRPTSRAHTTVTPKLPDFTEDPFRDYRYEDPFNIADPFADDAEDFNANKSNDQGKIDPFDYGTTSVLPRKNSIAKDFDADFSNTFPLSKNKLEKDNTKFDTDFVKAFSDDNRNIKSIESDAFSNIKTKTVDIDEAFSAKKAIDIDDAFLSKKSVDIDEAFAIKSEKFTRRQGHDSILNRSKVTFNDKKLKSDIKIWNGSAPLALTEEEQLAIASKQSLKSEEERRKRIQKEEADIALALELSKHEKSGKL from the exons ATGGCCGCCCTGCCATCACCCACGCAG GTGGCTGGAAGCCATACTGCTATATATGAAGCCTACTATAATCAG GTTGATCCAAATGGATACGGAAGAATTGGCGCAATGGAAGCTGCAAGATTTCTTAAGAAATCCCAGCTGAGCGATGTTGTACTAAGTAGAATATGGGATATGGCAGATCCACAGTCACGTGGTTCATTAGACAAATCTGGTCTCTTTGTTGCACTGAAACTTTGTGCATTAGCACAATCAGGGAGAGACCTTAGTATGtcaaatttaaatttagaaTTACCTCCTCCAAAGATG GGtgatattcctgtaatacccCAGAAAAATGTAGTCAATACTATGCCAGTAATCACATCTGTTAATAATGGAGATTGGTCCATCAAACCTACAGAGAGAGCAAAATACGATCAGCTCTTTGATAACTTGCAACCCTCGAATGGATACATACCTGGAAATAAAGTTAAGGGCGTCCTTATGGACAGTAAACTTCCAGTAGAAACTCTTGGAAAGATTTGGGACCTTGCAGATATGGATAAGGATGGAATGCTAGATAGACACGAATTTGTTGTT GCTATGCACTTAGTGTATAAAGCATTAGAAAAATATGCTATTCCAAGTGTACTTCCACCAGAATTAATGCCACCTGGTAAAAGAAAAGATGTTACAATACCAGTATCAAAGCCTCCTGCACCAATGGCAATGACAACAGCCCCACCAATTCCACCTTTACCTAATGTATCTGCTGTGAAGAGTATGAGTGGTTTAGAGACAGCAAAG CCAAACGTACAGTGGGTAGTCTCTGGAGAGGATCAAATAGCAGCAGATAAATTGTTTTTGCAAGCTGATATGGATATGGATGGATATGTCTCAGGGTTAGAAATTAAAGATGTCTTCCTTCAAAGTGGACTTCCACAAGCTGTACTAGCTCACATatg GGGTCTGTGTGACACGTGTCAAAGTGGAAAGTTGAATAAAGAACAGTTTGCTTTGGCTATGTGGCTGATTAAGCAAAAGCTTAGGGGTATTGAACCACCTGCAACTTTAAGTTCTGACATGATACCACCTTCTATGCGAAAACCATCTGACACTGTTGTG GAAAATAACAATATATCTGGCTATTCAAACCCAGAGTTGGACATGATAAGTAAAGACATAGCAGAACTCGTACGAGAAAGGCAAAGCATGGAACAAGACATAGCACAAAAAGAAGCTGATATCAAGATAAAAACAGGGGAGATTAAGAGTCTGCAAAGTGAATTAGATACGCTTGCTGCTACATTGAAACAATTGGAAAATCAGAAGGGTGAAGCACAAAAACGATTAAATGACTTAAAAGCTCAG GTTGACAAACTACGCCAACAAGCAGAAGAGCAAGAGTCAGTGCTACGTGCACAGGAAGACGAGTTGAATAGCAAACGGCAAGAACTGGAAGGCTTGAGACAAGAGGAACAGCAATTGGAGCAACAACAAAACAAAAGCAGGGACCAATTAAATGAACTCACCAAAAATTTACAGGATACTCAATTACAAATCTGTCAAGCAAAAGCAAAAATTACTCATTTGCAAGAACAGCAACGTCAGATGAGCGATGCAATTGCACTTTATGATTCTGCGCTTGCGGCAGGAGATGCCACTCTTGTACCTGATACTAGTCTGCAATTTAATCCAGAAATTGAAGATGTAGA TTACGAAGCAAACAATGACGAAACTAAACAAAAGGAAGCGGATGCATTGCCCAACGCAAATGGAACAGCCAAATCGGATGGATTTGAACAAGATCCCTTCGCATCAAGCAAAGCTCAAGAAGCATTTAGCTCGACTCCAGATCCGTTTGGagctgcatttccatcgcaaaCTAACACT GGAGGATTTACCAATGATCCGTTTAGTGCATTTGATAACAGTAACGTTATAAAACAGGATCCTTTTGATCCGTTTGGGGATGGCAAGAGAACTGATATCAAAGCTGGAACTGGAACAATA GCAACAAAGGATCCCTTCGGAGATGATCCATTTGCGAATCTTCATGCTCCTCCTCGCCCGGAAAGTCCTAGTCCTGCTCTTCCACCTAAGAAAGCAAAGCAACCACCGCCACGACCAGCGCCTCCAAGACCTTCTCAAGGACCTACTGGTCCCTTGAGAGCAGCACCAGTGCCCCCCACTCCTTCTCCTACCCCAGATCCTTTCTCAAATGCTAATTCGGATCCCTTCTCTGCTCAACAAGGAGTTATTGATAACAACAATAGCAGTAGTTTCACATCTACTGGGTTCGCTGATTTCGCAAATTTTGATTCAAAG CCGGAACCAACACTGAATCGAACGGCTCCACCCAGGCCAACCAGCAGAGCACACACTACAGTAACCCCAAAGCTGCCGGACTTCACGGAAGATCCATTTAGGGATTACCGATACGAAGATCCCTTTAATATAGCTGATCCTTTCGCCGATGACGCAGAAGACTTTAACGCGAACAAGAGTAACGATCAAGGCAAGATAGATCCATTCGACTACGGAACAACTTCGGTGCTTCCTCGTAAAAATTCTATTGCAAAAGATTTCGACGCTGACTTTTCGAACACTTTTCCTCTCAGCAAGAACAAACTCGAAAAGGACAATACCAAATTTGACACTGACTTCGTGAAAGCATTCTCAGACGATAACAGAAACATCAAGTCTATCGAATCTGATGCTTTCTCTAATATCAAGACGAAGACGGTCGATATTGATGAAGCTTTTTCGGCTAAGAAAGCAATCGATATCGACGATGCTTTTTTGAGTAAGAAGTCTGTCGATATTGATGAAGCTTTCGCGATCAAGAGCGAGAAGTTTAccagaagacaggggcatgattCGATCC
- the LOC143187268 gene encoding uncharacterized protein LOC143187268 yields MQLQQLLVLYFLINTILNCANGINIRKNYDKLREKLNKLLHRQKESKLLLDIDEFEYPRANETLRKIHRQLWEDYYQCLKKSYSEMGIEKAIYPINLVALEGTFVTLNCQICISPTESHTTDNIEWYFNSSTNNEMNKLIEESDNVLISPDDKRLMIYNVKANQAGQYWCKLGDTLSTIIHYLSIDSDIKEVKTVYPRTAPNMPHATKERILPEYNLIVHTTWTKWSPCSKCNAVGKKNRYGYCTLSSQENPKKHLRNYKRQSEETESTTESEHSEAEDTVEKEQTGVIEATTEGKSLNETAKNKIKMALNIFRNSLPCKSKYLPKEILNHPDVISRKTEMMIRYCKIKCSENVIFEVRDKQGRILESANNSAGIYSMVQGIPIPSPPVIRTVVYEKYKKKGTLACPGNLNTDVPITWKVDNKVLNPSIIKEQSRDRIYINPQMQIIFTSLKFEDSNIYSCWQKNDIAGVIRLNVVGEIEVQTNYTIIMTGGSLIIIVFLIIFWKAFKGRRRFTIH; encoded by the exons ATGCAATTACAGCAGCTTttggttttatattttttaataaatacaatattgaATTGTGCAAATGGAATAAATATAAGGAAAAATTATGATAAGCTTCGTGAAAAACTAAACAAACTACTTCATAGACAAAAAG AAAGTAAACTTCTTCTCGATATTGATGAATTTGAGTATCCGAGAGCAAATGAAACGCTTAGGAAAATACATAGACAATTATGGGAAGACTATTATCAATGTTTAAAAAAATCATATAGTGAAATGGGAATAGAGAAAGCAATATACCCCATTAATCTTGTAGCTTTAGAAGGAACATTTGTCAC GTTGAATTGTCAAATATGTATCTCTCCAACAGAATCACATACAACTGATAATATAGAGTGGTACTTCAACAGTAGCACTAACAATGAAATGAACAAACTTATAGAAGAATCAGACAATGTTTTAATTTCACCAGATGATAAGagattaatgatatataatgttaAA GCTAATCAAGCTGGACAATACTGGTGTAAATTGGGAGATACATTATCAACTATAATTCATTATTTGTCAATTGATAGTGATATTAAAGAAGTGAAAACTGTATATCCCAGGACTGCTCCTAATATGCcacatgcaacaaaagaaaggaTTTTACCCGAGTATAACTTAATCGTTCATACAACATGGACCAAATGGTCCCCCTGTTCCAAATGTAATGCGGTTGGCAAAAAAAATCGTTATGGTTACTGTACCCTTTCTTCACAAGAAAATCCAAAGAAACATCTTCGGAATTATAAAAGACAAAGTGAAGAAACAGAATCAACTACAGAATCTGAACACAGTGAAGCAGAAGATACAGTAGAAAAGGAACAAACTGGGGTGATAGAAGCTACAACTGAAGGCAAAAGTTTAAATGAAACTGCTAAGAATAAGATCAAGATGGCCTTAAATATATTTAGAAATTCATTGCCATGTAAAAGTAAGTATTTACCAAAAGAAATTCTGAATCACCCAGATGTGATAAGCAGAAAGACAGAAATGATGATTCGATATTGTAAG ATAAAATGTTCAGAAAATGTAATATTTGAGGTACGAGACAAACAAGGAAGAATACTTGAAAGTGCAAATAATAGTGCAGGTATATATTCTATGGTTCAAGGAATACCTATTCCATCGCCACCAGTTATACGTACAGTagtttatgaaaaatataagaAGAAAGGAACACTTGCATGCCCAGG AAATCTGAATACAGATGTACCAATTACATGGAAAGTAGATAATAAAGTATTAAATCCATCTATTATAAAAGAACAATCACGAGACAGAATttacattaatcctcaaatgcAGATAATCTTCACATCATTAAAATTTGAAGACTCAAATATCTACAG TTGTTGGCAAAAAAATGATATTGCTGGTGTAATAAGACTGAATGTCGTGGGAGAAATAGAAGTGCAAACAAATtacactattattatgactggtggaagtttaataattattgtatttctAATAATATTTTGGAAAGCGTTCAAGGGTCGCCGAAGATTCACAATACATTAA